GGCAACGCTCAATAGTAGATGTGGCTGCGGGGATAATCGGGTTATCGCCACTCAAATCAGCAAAAAATGGCAAAGCCTTACTTACACAGAATATTCACTATCGGCAACTAGACTCATGTCATATTCAGTATTTAAAGGCCATGGGCGTACAGTCTTCCCTGGTAGTACCAATTTTAGAATATGACCCAAGAGGAGAATCGAAACAGCCAAAACTTTGGGGGTTGCTGGTTTCCCACGACAGCCAAGCGCGAACTATTTTGAAGCGAGAACTCAAAGTAGTACAACAAATAGCCGATCAAGTGGCGATCGCCATTTCTCAAAGTAACCTACTGAGCGAAGCTAGAGCCAAGCAACAGCGAGAAGCCATAATTAACCAAGTCACAACCCTCTTACATCAACTGCCAACAATTCGACTACAGCAAGCACTAGAAACCACAACAGCATCCTTTAGTGGCATAGGTGGCAGGCTTTATATTGAACAGAGTGGAGAACTATATACCTGTGGAGAACAACCGCAACTAGCTTATGAACTAGAAGATAGTGTGAATGAACAGCATCCCGTGTGGGAACACTGGATGCTAGAGTACAAAAGAGGTGAAATTTGGGCAATTTCCGACCTTTACAAAGAACCTAACTTGAGTGTTTTATTCCCGGCCTTTCAATCCACTCGGATTCGGGGGTTCATGGTCATTTCCCTAAACTACCGCGAAAAATTTATTGGTGTGTTAACCATTTTTCGCCCAGAATTTGATAGTGAAATTCTCTGGGCTGGAAGATACGACGATAATAAGCATCAAGAATTACCGCGTCTTTCTTTTGAGGTGTGGAGAGAGGAAAAAAAAGGACAAGCACCTGCCTGGAAACCGGAAGACATATCACTAGCACAAGCTTTGTGTCATAACTTCTCAATGGCAATTCAGCAGCAGTTAACAACCCAAGAACTACAGGTGCTGAATACCAACCTAGAAATCAGAGTACAGGAACAAACTGCTGAGATAGAGAAAACCTTACTGCTAACCAAGGCACTCAAGCAAGTCACAGATCAGATTCGCAGAACCTTGGACTTGAATACAATTCTACAAACCATCGTCCGAGAAGTCCGTCCCTTACTCAATTCTGACCGGGTGCTGATTTATCAGTTAATGAGTGAATTTGATGGTGAAGTGATTGTGGAAGAATTCAATGGTAATTGGCAGTCAGTTTTGGGGCTGAAGTTATCATCGGAATGCTTTCCTCAAGACTATATCCAACTTTACTTGGAGGGTAGGGTCAGGGCGATTAACGATGTCTCCACAGATGTCTTGAGTCCTTGCCATCGAGAATTCTTGGTAAGTATGCAAGTCCAAGCTAACTTAATTGTACCCATCAAAATGGGAAACCAACTTTGGGGTTTATTAGTTGCCCACCACTGTGAATCTCCTAGAATTTGGCAGGATGCAGAAATTGATTTACTGCAACAGTTAGCAGACCAAGCAGCGATCGCAATTCAGCAAGCGCAACTATATGAACAAAGCTGTGCAGCCGAAGCTAAAGCCACAGCCAAAGCGGCACAGCTAGAGCAGACCCTACATCAACTGCAAGAAACCCAGTCTAAATTAATTCACACTGAAAAAATGTCCGGTTTAGGACAGTTAGTGGCAGGTATAGCTCACGAAATCAACAACCCTGTTAACTTTATCTATGGCAACCTCTGTCATGCCAGCAACTACACCAAAGATTTGCTCAAGCTTTTAGAACTCTACCAGTCCCAATATCCCAATCCCAATAGTGAAATTCGTTCCACTATGGAAGCCATCGACTTTAATTTTTTGGTGCAAGACCTACCAAAAATTATGTCATCAATGCGATTAGGCTCAGATCGCATCCGTTCAATAGTGCTGTCATTACGTAATTTTTCCCGCCTGGATGAAGCTGAAAACAAGCGTGTTGATTTGCATGAAGGCATTGATAACACTTTATTGATTTTGCAACATCGGCTGAAACCACATGGACATTTTCCGGGCATTACGGTGATCAAGGACTATGGTGAGTTACCAAAAGTAGAATGCTATGCCGGACAAATGAATCAGGTATTCATGAATGTCATTAACAATGCCATTGATGTCTTAACCGATGAGATAGAACAAAATACCCAATTAATTGATACTAAACCTTTACCCACTATTCGTATTTCTACCAGAGTCACAACACAAAATCCCTATTTGTTAATCAGCATTGCAGATAATGGACCAGGTATGAGTAAAGACGTGAAAAAACGGATATTTGATCCATTTTTTACTACCAAGCCTGTAGGTAAGGGTACAGGACTAGGATTGGCAATAAGCTACCAAATTGTTGTAGAAAAACATGGTGGACTGATGGAATGTATATCAGAACCAGGGAAAGGTACAGAATTCTGGATTGAAATTCCCTTGAAATTACAAGGAGGTAACAGGGAATAGGTGACAGGTGACAGAAGGCAAGAGGCAAGAGGCAAGAGGCACAGAGATGGGGAAAATAAATAATTGCCTATTCTCTATTCCCTATTCCCTATGACTGTCTGAAATCATACTGTTAACAGAGTTGTTTCAAAACTTAAAATATTAATGAGTAAATCCTATAAAATATCAATAAACTATAAACCCTGGCCAATAAATTATTTAAGTCGTGAACTACCTACACTGACTCTTCGAGTACAGTGTAGGCTTCCTGTCCAACATAAAGCGTAGTAGTAGATTTCTTGCGTCCTCTATTACTGCGACTTACATCTGGGCGACAGGCTTTATCCCCCGTTCCAGAGGAGCCAGCGCCGTGGGCGGGTTTCCCGACTTGAGGCGACTGGCGTGTCAAAATCCGTAGTCCCTCATCTCTGAGGTTAATAGCTGCGTTCACATCCCGATCATGCTTTGTATAGCAGTTTTCGCAAGTCCAGAATCTTACATCTAGGGACAAACTACCAACTTGGTTTAAGCACAGATGACAGGTTTTTGAACTAGGGAAAAATCTATCTACTTCTTGGTAAATCTTTCCCTCTATCTCTGCCTTATATTTCAGCATTGTGCAAAACATTCCCCAACCAACCTGATGGATGGATTTAGCTAGGCAGTGGTTTTGCATCATGCCCTTAATATTAAGATTTTCAACCACAATCACTTGGTTTTCGTTAACTATCCTACGAGATAGTTTGTGGAGAAAATCTTCACGGCAGTTAGTAATTTTTCTGTGAACTCTAGCAACTTTTTTTCTAGATTTAATCCGGTTATTAGAACCTTTTTGCTTTCTAGATAATTGTTGCTGTTTGAGTTTTAAATTTCTCTCATGTCTATTTAGTATTCTAGGGTTATCAAACTTAGACCCATCACTGGTAATAGCAAAATGAGTTATTCCCAAATCAATTCCTATAGCTTTACCATCCATGCTACCAACTGGTTTATCCTTGCCGTCATCAAGTAGAATCGCTGCAAAGTATTGGTTAGAGCAGTTTTTAGAGATAGTTACGGTCTTGACTTTTCCTTCAATAGGTCTATGAATTATTGCTGATACATCCCCTATTTTGGGGAAGGTTAAGTAACCGTCAGCAATCTTTACATTTTGAGGATACTGTATTGACTGTTTATTATACTTTGACTTGAAGTTCGGATATTTGGCTCTTTTTTCAAAGAAGTTATTAAAAGCCACTCCTAGATTTAAGCAGACTTGTTGTAAGCACTGAGAGTAAGTTAACGCCAGCCAGTCATGCTCTTTTTTAAGTTGGGGAATTAGCTTTTTGACTTCATATCCAGATAGTCCTTTACCCGTTTCTTTGTATGTTTGGTTCATCAAGTTCAGGCAATAATTCCACAGCCAACGACAAGAACCAAAAGCTTGTGCTAGTGATTGCTGTTGTTGGGCATCTGGATATAACCTGACTTTGACTACCTTTAGCATTTTAGAGTGAAATCAATTTTCTATAAATCATCCTAGCACAATATTTTGTTCGTTTCCGACCTATCTCCTCCCTCTCTGCGAGACGCTACGCGAACGCTTTCAGCATTGGTCGGAAGATTGTCGTCAACTCACGCCCAATTCATCTCATCACTTCCGCTATCGCGGTAAGTGAGAGGCTTCTTGCTGTTCAAGCTAAATCAACCTAGTTGCTCAACTTTTCTTTACTCATATTTAATCGAAAAGTAAAGTTTAGTTGCAAATATACCCACTCAAATTTAGAGGTGTTATTCTAATAATTGAAGCTACAGAAGAAAGCTTCCCTGGCAGATCAAACAGCTAGAGTTGAAATGTAGTAAGAGGTTAAAACGCTGTTAAATTCCTATCTGTCTCGTCAAAACAACACAACACCCAACGCGAACGCTGATATTCCCTCAAATTTTTGAGAATCAGGGGGCAATGTAACTGGTTTTCATTACTTGTTTATCAAGGTGATGAAAGGTAGTACATCCCTGGCTAGAATAAACAAGGGGAGGGAAAAACTAAGCTAGTAGATGTTGGGTGTTGTTGTTGTTGTGTTTGGGAATAGGCAAGAGGCAAAAGTTGATGGATTTTCTCCGGTCGCCAGTCCCCAGTCCCCAATTTATGCGTAAGTTTGTACTACAATTGAATAGGAAAAGACAGTTTAAATAGCGATTTATGTCAATAATTGCGCTCAGAGCGTGGTATCTACAGGATTATGAACCAATTACGGAATTGGAAAAACGTCCTCCAGACATTCGTCTGAGTAAAAAAAGCCTGCTCAAATCAGGATTGCGTGCCGACTTTTTAGAAGATAGTGATGAAGTCAAAGCCTCAACTTGGTTTAGGCGCTATCTGGAAGGTGAAAATATTGAATTTTATATTGAGGGTAGCGGGGGTTATTGTGTAGCGAATATTGACTTGATTAGTCATGAAATTTATTTGACTAAACAGGCGTTGTTAGCGCAGTTAGAACCAACGATTTTTTTCTGCTATCAAACTGAGTATGCAAAAGCTAGTGATCTGCTGAGAGAAGAACTGCAAGAAAGCTTGAAAACTTTAAATGGGAAATCCCGTCTACCCCTAACATTAATAGAATCATCCCGTCCCAGCAATGCACCTCTGCGTCTGAATCGCACCATGATGCGGAAAATCCGTAAGAGTTTATTATTTATTGCGGATACCACACCTATTACCAGCGTTGATGGGAAAGAAACCTGTCAATTAATTCCCAGTCCTAACGTCTGTGTAGAAATTGGTTATGCGGTTGAAAATAAGCGGTCTGAACAAATTTTACTAGCACAAATGCAACGTCCGGAATTAGAGGGGCAGTTTCCCTTTGATTTACCTATGCAGCAGTTTTTACCATTTTCGGACAGTGCAGAACTGAATAAAATCCTCACTGTGACTATTGAAAATCAATTAGCACGATTTAAACTATTTTTTTGAATTTTTTAGGCTTATATCATGTTCGCCTGAATCCTTACGATAAAATTGATGCTGAGATTTTGAAATATAAAAACTCTGACAATTTTATCTCGTAATTGATTTACCGAACCTGATATTAAGTAAGTGGGCGTTAAAAAATATAATATAAACCTAACCCCCCAACCCCCTTCCCTGCTAGGGAAGGGGGAGTCAAAGCCTCTCTCCTGGTAGGGGAGAGGTTTGGAGAGAGGTTTTATATTTAATTGTGCCAAGTTACTTACGCAAAATGTAGCTGAAAACCTTATTCTTACGTAGCGGTAATTCATGAATTACCGCTACTTTCGTTCTGTTTTGCGTAAGTCCTGTTTTTTCTCAATACCCAGATCCCCCTCAATCCCCTTTATTAAAGGGTTAGGGGGGAGCTAAATAGGGCTTGCTGAATAAATTGGAAAACTTTACAGGTAAAAGGTTTGAGGCATTTTGACTTTCAAAAAGTGCAAGATTTTATGGCGTGGGAACTTGAAAACCTTGCATTTCAGTTTGATTCCCAGTAAAAATTGCTCCCATCCAACTCTTGAAACTGTTCCCTGTTCCCTGTTCCCTGTTCCCTGTTCCCTGTTCCCTGTCTCCACGACAAGACTTTTTCAGCAAACCCTAAATATTTTTGATACATCACCAACGACTTTTAAAACATCCTCGCAGAAGTTGGAAATATCTATCATGAACAATCGGGAACTGTTTCCGAGGGAGGAAGCGTCATTGTGCGAAAGTGAAAGTTCTCAACTCTTCCCCTACTTTGGTACATCTGCCACTTCTCCCGTATACTTCCCCTTTTCATTGGGGGCTAATGTGGTTAACAATGGGTTGGATGTATTAAAAATAATGTGAATTTATGCCTAGAACTCCAAACGAATATGCCGTCTACATACTGTTGGAAAGTGGTCATCGGGAAGAAGTGCGCTTTCCCACTATTCAAGAGTTTCAAAAGTGGTATAGTGGTGAACTTGTACCAAAGTCTGCTTCTAATGATTTTATCAGCGTACCGATTAAGAATATTCAAGGCGAATATATGGTGGTACGCCCTTCTCGGATTGTAGGGATTCGGGTAGAACCAATTTTTAGTTCTAGTATTGAAAGATGATCAGAAAAACCCTTGCTTTGTTCTCCTTGAGTCTGGGAATTGCTTTTGTAAATCCAGTTAGCTCAATTGTAGCTCAAGTTACCATTCCCCAGCAAGTACCAGTACCGAGTACTCCTGAAGTTTTACCACCACTCCAACCCATTACCCCGGAAGCTGCTTGTAACTCCCAAAATTGCTTGGGTTGGGATGAGCAACTTTGGGGTGGAAATGGCGATCGCCAAGCTTTGTTAACTTCGATTGATAATAGTTTGCGTTATCTGGGAACGAATAAAGCAGCCACAGCGTATGCTAATTACCAGATTAAGGAGATTACCCTAGATCGGGTGCGTCGGAGTTTGTTACGCTTCCGGGAACTGGTTGTTAGTTCTACGTCAGCAGCTGAACTACAAGCAGCTGTTCATCGGGAGTTTGCGTTTTACCAGTCTATAGGTAACGATGGCAAGGGTACGGTCAAATTTACTGCCTATTACGAGCCTGTGTATACTGCCAGCCGTGTGAGAACTTCAGTATACAAATATCCCCTGTATAGAGTACCATCCGATTTTAAAGAATGGGCTAAACCTCATCCCAAACGGGTTGATTTAGAAGGTAAAAATGGTTTATTGGGAAATAAAAGTCGGTTACGTGGGTTAGAAATGCTTTGGTTCCGCGATCGCATGGATGCTTACATGATCCATATCCAAGGTTCTGCCCAAATTAGATTAACAAATGGACAGAGAACCTCTGTGGGTTTTGCAGGAGGAACAGATTATCCGTGGACGAGTATCGGGGGACAACTAGCAAAAGATGGCAAACTGCCACTCAGCGGTTTAACCATGCCCAAGTTAATTAGTTATTTCCGTAAACATCCCAAAGAGTTAAGTAATTATTTACCACGCTGGGAAAGATTTGTTTTCTTTCAAGAAACTAACGGTACGGCAGCTACAGGTAGCATTAGCGTCCCTGTAACAGCAGAACGTTCCATTGCTACAGATAAATCTCTCATGCCTCCGGGCGCACTAGCACTGATTAACAACTCATTTCCTTATCCTGCGGGTGGAGGTAGATTGGAGTCTCGGAGAGTTAGCCGCTTTGTCTTAGATCAAGATACAGGCAGTGCGATTAAAGGACCAGGAAGAGTAGATTATTTTATGGGTACTGGTAAATTAGCAGGCGATCGCGCTGGGATTACAGGTGGTAACGGTTCACTGTATTATTTATTGTTGAAAGAATAGGTAATAGGTGACAGGTAACAGGTGACAGGTGACAGCGATGAGTGATAACTGATCCATCTTCCCTGCTCCCTGCTCCCCTGCCTTTTCCCAGTTCCCAGTCCCCAGTCCCCAGTCCCCAGTCCCCAGTCCCCAGTCCCTAATATGGTGGATAAGCAAAATCATCATCATCAGCATAAACATAAGAACTGGTAACACCAGGCATTTCTGCTTTAGAAATGTCTGGTTTAATGACTTCCTTACCAAATTCTTTGTATTCTTCAAAAGCCTTACAAATTATTTCCGACTCAGGGGAATCTGAGGCGATCATATAATCAGTTAAAGTGGAAACTGTCGGATGTTTGTAATCTACAGTTGAAGCCACCAAAGCAATATTAGGTTCAATACCTCTTTCCTCACATTCAATGATGGGGCAAAAAATCCCGTGAGCATGAAATAACGGACCTTTGGGAGTTAATGGTTTCTTCTGAAAACCTGCATAAGCTTTTTCTAATTCTCCAGCAAAACCACCAGTAATTCTACCTTGTTGATATTCAACGTAACTCTTACCAAAACTAGCACCGGCTGAACCACTAAGAGTTAATTGTAAGGGTGATTGATGTAAAAACTTTTTATCTTCACCCACTAAAAAAATTAGATGGCGAGTATAAATTTTAAATTTAAGTTTATCAGCTAAAATTTCATCCTTGTAATCTTTGTATGTACCCAGTCTAATCTTTGTTTCCCGGTCTTGAACAGACAAAGGACCACGACGAACAATGACTAATCTGGGAGTAGTGCTAATAAACACCTTTTCGACTTCTCCAGAATTAAATTCATGGTCTACCTGTTGCCAGTTATCATCTGGTTGAAAACCAACAGCTTGGGCATTATCCCTGCTAATAGCTAAACCGTAACTCTGTAAACCATCTGTACCATAGCGAGGATTGATCATTAACCCCCAAGGGAGGACTTGGGATGGTGGGGCGTTAAATTTTTCGTCTTCAAAGTCGAATTTAGCAGATGCTTTCATGATCTTAGAATATCAGCGTGTTTAATCTTACAACTTTATCTTTTGTACCATAATTTGTACCATCCATCTGGGATGTGTGGCACTTTCTGAATTAGATTTTAACAATTTCGGTTTGGCTGTTGTTGGTTTGGGTTTAAGTAGGGGTAATTGGGTATAATTGCTACATGAGTTGGGAGAAGAGGGAATGAACCACGAAGGAGCGAAGAACACGAAGGAAGAGGAAAGAAGAGAAGAAGAAAGAAGAATGAGGAGGTTTAGTGATGAGGTGGAGAGTTTGTCTTATGCTGTGATTGGTGCTGCTATTGAGGTACATCGGGTGTTGGGGGCGGGTTTTTTGGAGAGGGTATATCATGAGGCGTTAGTTACTGAGTTTCGTTTGCGTGGTATACCTCATAAGTCTAAACATTTGGTAGCGATAAGGTATAAAGGTCATCCGGTAGGTGAGGGGGAGTTAGATTT
This region of Anabaena sphaerica FACHB-251 genomic DNA includes:
- a CDS encoding MltA domain-containing protein; the protein is MRKTLALFSLSLGIAFVNPVSSIVAQVTIPQQVPVPSTPEVLPPLQPITPEAACNSQNCLGWDEQLWGGNGDRQALLTSIDNSLRYLGTNKAATAYANYQIKEITLDRVRRSLLRFRELVVSSTSAAELQAAVHREFAFYQSIGNDGKGTVKFTAYYEPVYTASRVRTSVYKYPLYRVPSDFKEWAKPHPKRVDLEGKNGLLGNKSRLRGLEMLWFRDRMDAYMIHIQGSAQIRLTNGQRTSVGFAGGTDYPWTSIGGQLAKDGKLPLSGLTMPKLISYFRKHPKELSNYLPRWERFVFFQETNGTAATGSISVPVTAERSIATDKSLMPPGALALINNSFPYPAGGGRLESRRVSRFVLDQDTGSAIKGPGRVDYFMGTGKLAGDRAGITGGNGSLYYLLLKE
- a CDS encoding RNA-guided endonuclease InsQ/TnpB family protein, whose amino-acid sequence is MLKVVKVRLYPDAQQQQSLAQAFGSCRWLWNYCLNLMNQTYKETGKGLSGYEVKKLIPQLKKEHDWLALTYSQCLQQVCLNLGVAFNNFFEKRAKYPNFKSKYNKQSIQYPQNVKIADGYLTFPKIGDVSAIIHRPIEGKVKTVTISKNCSNQYFAAILLDDGKDKPVGSMDGKAIGIDLGITHFAITSDGSKFDNPRILNRHERNLKLKQQQLSRKQKGSNNRIKSRKKVARVHRKITNCREDFLHKLSRRIVNENQVIVVENLNIKGMMQNHCLAKSIHQVGWGMFCTMLKYKAEIEGKIYQEVDRFFPSSKTCHLCLNQVGSLSLDVRFWTCENCYTKHDRDVNAAINLRDEGLRILTRQSPQVGKPAHGAGSSGTGDKACRPDVSRSNRGRKKSTTTLYVGQEAYTVLEESV
- a CDS encoding DUF5895 domain-containing protein is translated as MKASAKFDFEDEKFNAPPSQVLPWGLMINPRYGTDGLQSYGLAISRDNAQAVGFQPDDNWQQVDHEFNSGEVEKVFISTTPRLVIVRRGPLSVQDRETKIRLGTYKDYKDEILADKLKFKIYTRHLIFLVGEDKKFLHQSPLQLTLSGSAGASFGKSYVEYQQGRITGGFAGELEKAYAGFQKKPLTPKGPLFHAHGIFCPIIECEERGIEPNIALVASTVDYKHPTVSTLTDYMIASDSPESEIICKAFEEYKEFGKEVIKPDISKAEMPGVTSSYVYADDDDFAYPPY
- a CDS encoding GxxExxY protein gives rise to the protein MNHEGAKNTKEEERREEERRMRRFSDEVESLSYAVIGAAIEVHRVLGAGFLERVYHEALVTEFRLRGIPHKSKHLVAIRYKGHPVGEGELDFLVGDSIIVELKAVEKLSPIHEAQVISYLKMTNCPLGLLINFNVPVLKEGIKRIILSS
- a CDS encoding GAF domain-containing sensor histidine kinase; the protein is MTFTEKPESWPQSSDQETLLHRMIKQIRRSLDLQEILTTTVTEVRSFLGTDRVKIYRFDADGSGEVIAESIHQQRLPSLLGLHFPANDIPASAREMFLLARQRSIVDVAAGIIGLSPLKSAKNGKALLTQNIHYRQLDSCHIQYLKAMGVQSSLVVPILEYDPRGESKQPKLWGLLVSHDSQARTILKRELKVVQQIADQVAIAISQSNLLSEARAKQQREAIINQVTTLLHQLPTIRLQQALETTTASFSGIGGRLYIEQSGELYTCGEQPQLAYELEDSVNEQHPVWEHWMLEYKRGEIWAISDLYKEPNLSVLFPAFQSTRIRGFMVISLNYREKFIGVLTIFRPEFDSEILWAGRYDDNKHQELPRLSFEVWREEKKGQAPAWKPEDISLAQALCHNFSMAIQQQLTTQELQVLNTNLEIRVQEQTAEIEKTLLLTKALKQVTDQIRRTLDLNTILQTIVREVRPLLNSDRVLIYQLMSEFDGEVIVEEFNGNWQSVLGLKLSSECFPQDYIQLYLEGRVRAINDVSTDVLSPCHREFLVSMQVQANLIVPIKMGNQLWGLLVAHHCESPRIWQDAEIDLLQQLADQAAIAIQQAQLYEQSCAAEAKATAKAAQLEQTLHQLQETQSKLIHTEKMSGLGQLVAGIAHEINNPVNFIYGNLCHASNYTKDLLKLLELYQSQYPNPNSEIRSTMEAIDFNFLVQDLPKIMSSMRLGSDRIRSIVLSLRNFSRLDEAENKRVDLHEGIDNTLLILQHRLKPHGHFPGITVIKDYGELPKVECYAGQMNQVFMNVINNAIDVLTDEIEQNTQLIDTKPLPTIRISTRVTTQNPYLLISIADNGPGMSKDVKKRIFDPFFTTKPVGKGTGLGLAISYQIVVEKHGGLMECISEPGKGTEFWIEIPLKLQGGNRE